The sequence CCCGGACGCCGGCGAGGGCCTCATGGTCCGCTGGGTCCGCCGCGTGCTGCCGACGACCGACGAGTACCACGGCGACCGCCTCACGACGCGGATCGACGGCCGTCGGGTCCTCACGCCGATGCTGCTCGTCATGGTTGCGATCGGCTCGACCGACATCGTCTTCGCGCTCGACTCGATCCCCGCCATCTACGGGCTCACCTCGGAGCCGTACATCGTCTTCACGGCGAACGCGTTCGCGCTGCTGGGTCTGCGCCAGCTGTACTTCCTCATCGGCGGGCTGCTCGAGCGCCTGGTCTACCTGTCGCAGGGCCTGGCCTTCATCCTGGGCTTCATCGGCGTGAAGCTGTTCCTGCACGCCCTGCACGTCAACGAGGTGCCGTTCATCAACGGCGGCGAGCCGGTCACGTGGGCGCCCGAGATCCCGATCTGGCTGTCGCTGACCGTCATCCTCGGCACGCTCGCGGTGGCGACCGTGGCGAGCCTGGTCAAGACGCGCCGCGACGCGCGCACCGACGCCGAAGTGGAGTCCTGACCCGTGGAGGTCCCCCTGCTCGTCTGGGCCGTGTCGCTCGCCCTCGTCGGCGCGCTGCTCGTCGTCGACGTCGTGGTGGTCTCGCGACGTCCTCACGTCCCGACGACCGCCGAGTGCCTGCGCCACCTCGCCCTGTACGTCGGGCTCGCGGTGGCGTTCGGCCTCGGCGTGTGGTGGACCTCCGGGGGTCAGTACGCGGGGGAGTTCTTCGCCGGCTGGCTCACCGAGTACTCGCTCTCGGTCGACAACCTGTTCGTCTTCATGCTGATCATGGCCCGGTTCGCCGTGCCCCGGCAGTACCAGCAGACGGCGCTGC is a genomic window of Cellulomonas fulva containing:
- a CDS encoding TerC family protein, whose protein sequence is MDVSTLAWLVTAGVVVGLIVFDFFAHVRTPHEPTFRESAWWSAVYIALALVFGVGLGMVSGWDYGAEYFAGYVTEKSLSVDNLFVFLIIMTKFAVPRAYQQKVLLVGVAIALVLRTLFIVAGAAAIEQWAWVFYIFGAYLVYTGWNLAREHGAEPDPDAGEGLMVRWVRRVLPTTDEYHGDRLTTRIDGRRVLTPMLLVMVAIGSTDIVFALDSIPAIYGLTSEPYIVFTANAFALLGLRQLYFLIGGLLERLVYLSQGLAFILGFIGVKLFLHALHVNEVPFINGGEPVTWAPEIPIWLSLTVILGTLAVATVASLVKTRRDARTDAEVES